The Propionibacterium freudenreichii subsp. freudenreichii genome contains a region encoding:
- the groL gene encoding chaperonin GroEL (60 kDa chaperone family; promotes refolding of misfolded polypeptides especially under stressful conditions; forms two stacked rings of heptamers to form a barrel-shaped 14mer; ends can be capped by GroES; misfolded proteins enter the barrel where they are refolded when GroES binds): MAKLIEFDSEARRGLEEGMNTLADAVKVTLGPKGRNVVLEKSWGAPTITNDGVSIAKEIELADPYHKIGAELVKEVAKKTDDVAGDGTTTATVLAQAMVREGLRNVTAGANPIELKRGIEKATEAISKQLSAMAIDVETREQIAQTASISAGDESVGEQIAEAMDKVGKEGVITVEDSNTFGLELELTEGMNFDKGYISPYFVTDTERMEAVLDDPYILIVDGKVSSLKDLLPILEKVQQTGKALLVIAEDVDGEALAGLIVNKIRGTFKSVAVKAPAFGDRRKAMLGDIATLTGGQVVSETVGLSLDTLPVEMLGRARSITVSKDATTIVDGAGDKDQIQGRIKQIRNEIENSDSDYDREKLQERLAKLAGGVAVIKVGAATEVEASELKHRIEDAVRNAKAAVEEGILPGGGVALIQAAKAATLEGLTADEQIGAEIVFTSAEAPLKQIATNAGLEGGVVAEKVKGLKPGEGLNAATGEYEDLVKAGVIDPAKVTRSALVNASSIAGLFLTTEAVIAIKPEPKPAAPAGAGDEMGGMY; the protein is encoded by the coding sequence ATGGCAAAGCTTATTGAATTCGACAGCGAGGCCCGCCGCGGCCTTGAAGAGGGCATGAACACCCTCGCAGACGCGGTCAAGGTGACGCTCGGCCCCAAGGGTCGCAATGTCGTGTTGGAGAAGTCGTGGGGCGCCCCCACCATCACCAACGACGGCGTCTCGATCGCCAAGGAGATCGAGCTTGCTGACCCCTACCACAAGATCGGCGCTGAGCTGGTCAAGGAGGTCGCCAAGAAGACTGACGACGTCGCCGGCGACGGCACCACCACCGCAACGGTCCTGGCACAGGCAATGGTCCGCGAGGGCCTGCGCAATGTCACGGCCGGTGCCAACCCCATCGAGCTGAAGCGTGGCATTGAGAAGGCCACCGAGGCCATCAGCAAGCAGCTGAGCGCGATGGCCATTGACGTCGAGACGCGCGAGCAGATCGCCCAGACCGCGTCGATCTCCGCTGGCGATGAGTCCGTCGGCGAGCAGATCGCCGAGGCCATGGACAAGGTCGGCAAGGAAGGCGTCATCACCGTCGAGGATTCGAACACCTTCGGCCTGGAGCTCGAGCTCACCGAGGGCATGAACTTCGACAAGGGCTACATCAGCCCCTACTTCGTCACCGACACCGAGCGCATGGAAGCCGTGCTCGACGATCCCTACATCCTGATCGTCGACGGCAAGGTCAGCTCGTTGAAGGACCTGCTGCCCATCCTTGAGAAGGTGCAGCAGACGGGCAAGGCGCTCCTGGTGATCGCCGAGGACGTCGATGGTGAGGCCCTGGCCGGCCTGATCGTCAACAAGATCCGTGGCACCTTCAAGAGCGTCGCCGTCAAGGCCCCCGCCTTCGGTGACCGTCGCAAGGCCATGCTCGGCGACATCGCCACCCTCACCGGTGGCCAGGTCGTTTCCGAGACCGTGGGCCTGTCGCTCGACACCCTGCCCGTGGAAATGCTCGGGCGTGCCCGCAGCATCACCGTGAGCAAGGACGCCACCACCATCGTCGATGGCGCTGGCGACAAGGACCAGATCCAGGGCCGCATCAAGCAGATCCGCAACGAAATCGAGAACTCTGATTCCGATTACGACCGCGAGAAGCTGCAGGAGCGCCTGGCGAAGCTGGCCGGCGGCGTGGCCGTCATCAAGGTCGGCGCAGCCACCGAGGTCGAGGCCTCCGAGCTGAAGCACCGCATCGAGGATGCCGTGCGCAACGCCAAGGCTGCCGTCGAAGAGGGCATCCTTCCCGGCGGCGGCGTGGCCCTGATCCAGGCGGCCAAGGCCGCCACGCTCGAGGGCCTCACGGCTGACGAGCAGATCGGTGCCGAGATCGTCTTCACCTCTGCCGAGGCTCCGCTGAAGCAGATTGCCACCAATGCCGGCCTCGAGGGCGGCGTCGTGGCAGAGAAGGTGAAGGGCCTCAAGCCCGGCGAGGGCCTGAACGCGGCTACCGGCGAGTACGAGGACCTGGTGAAGGCCGGCGTCATCGATCCGGCCAAGGTCACCCGCTCCGCGCTGGTGAATGCCTCGTCGATCGCCGGACTGTTCCTCACCACTGAGGCAGTCATCGCCATCAAGCCCGAGCCGAAGCCTGCTGCTCCGGCCGGCGCTGGTGACGAGATGGGCGGCATGTACTGA
- a CDS encoding DUF3263 domain-containing protein codes for MPQVAHDAQSGPELSPRDIAILDFEKTWWKSRVSKEQEIRERFDLSTPRYYLILNSLIDRPEALAHDPLLVKRLRRLREQRQRERSAHRLHKA; via the coding sequence ATGCCCCAGGTAGCACACGACGCGCAGAGCGGCCCCGAGTTGTCGCCGCGCGACATCGCGATCCTCGACTTCGAGAAGACCTGGTGGAAGTCACGCGTCTCCAAGGAGCAGGAGATCCGGGAACGCTTCGACCTGTCGACCCCGCGCTATTACCTGATCCTGAACTCGCTGATCGACCGTCCCGAGGCCCTGGCCCACGATCCGCTGTTGGTGAAGCGACTGCGTCGCCTGCGTGAGCAGCGCCAACGGGAGCGGTCGGCGCACCGGCTGCACAAGGCCTAG
- the manA gene encoding mannose-6-phosphate isomerase, class I — protein sequence MRSLTGIVKNYAWGSPTAIPAILGTVPDETPQAEYWLGAHDSAPAKVDGTTLDRLLADEPQLLGGPVNERFGGKLPFLMKILAAAQPLSLQAHPSAEQAEAGFAAEEARGVPVDDPKRTFKDTWPKPEVLVALSPFEALAGFRDPKRTVALFDELQPREPLESLIGPLRHRGAEAGLAEVFLECLCPDDEHKAMVNGVLAAALPHEHDKSPLGDFARLALRLDEFYPSDPGILAALLLNHFTLKPGQGLRVQADVLHAYVQGTGIEIMASSDNVVRGGLTHKHIDVKALVDLLDFSPSTPQIITPTPVGGGLARYQTPDEQFALWRAELSPDRTVTLPAQQMSRILLVIEGHVDVMDARGQHKAELVQGQSAFFDAGEDVTLKGSCLAFLAAPGLHEAI from the coding sequence ATGCGATCTCTGACAGGCATCGTGAAGAACTACGCCTGGGGATCACCCACAGCCATTCCAGCCATCCTCGGCACCGTGCCCGATGAGACGCCGCAGGCCGAGTACTGGCTGGGCGCGCACGACTCCGCACCTGCCAAGGTGGACGGCACCACCCTGGACCGGCTACTGGCCGATGAACCGCAGTTGTTGGGCGGCCCGGTGAATGAGCGCTTCGGCGGCAAGCTGCCCTTCCTGATGAAGATCCTCGCCGCCGCCCAGCCACTGAGCCTGCAGGCACATCCCTCCGCGGAACAGGCCGAGGCCGGATTCGCCGCCGAGGAAGCACGCGGGGTGCCGGTGGACGACCCGAAGCGCACCTTCAAGGACACCTGGCCCAAGCCGGAGGTGCTGGTGGCGCTGAGCCCCTTCGAGGCGCTGGCCGGCTTCCGTGATCCCAAGCGCACCGTGGCCCTGTTCGACGAGCTGCAGCCGCGCGAACCCCTGGAATCGTTGATCGGCCCGCTGCGCCACCGCGGCGCCGAGGCGGGCCTGGCCGAGGTGTTCCTCGAATGCCTGTGTCCCGACGACGAGCACAAGGCCATGGTGAACGGGGTGCTCGCCGCGGCGCTGCCCCATGAGCACGACAAGTCGCCGCTCGGCGACTTCGCCCGCCTGGCACTGCGCCTCGACGAGTTCTACCCCAGCGACCCGGGCATCCTCGCGGCCCTGCTGCTGAACCACTTCACGCTGAAGCCGGGGCAGGGACTGCGGGTGCAGGCCGATGTGCTGCACGCCTACGTGCAGGGCACCGGAATCGAGATCATGGCAAGCTCCGACAACGTGGTGCGGGGCGGGCTGACCCACAAGCACATTGACGTGAAGGCCCTGGTGGACCTGCTGGACTTCAGCCCGAGCACGCCGCAGATCATCACCCCGACCCCCGTCGGTGGTGGCCTGGCCCGCTACCAGACGCCCGACGAGCAGTTCGCCCTGTGGCGCGCCGAATTGTCGCCCGACCGCACGGTGACCCTGCCCGCCCAGCAGATGTCGCGCATCCTGCTGGTGATCGAGGGCCATGTTGACGTGATGGACGCCCGGGGCCAGCACAAGGCCGAACTCGTGCAGGGCCAGTCGGCCTTCTTCGACGCCGGCGAGGACGTCACCCTCAAGGGAAGTTGCCTGGCATTCCTGGCGGCCCCCGGTCTCCACGAGGCGATCTAG